A genome region from Oryzias latipes chromosome 2, ASM223467v1 includes the following:
- the LOC111946443 gene encoding piggyBac transposable element-derived protein 2-like: MPDDNESLYEEENEDEASQEDVPRLPRWRTPHNANINNYPEWQAGLPKSDDIKSPYEYFKMFFSEGILEVVVEQSNLYAIQCNTNKPLNLTTKELEQFMGTAVYMSLFGLPGTRMFWNKATRVSQVADTMALNRWEIIKKCLHFNTNEVRQRENVDPIHKIRPLVTHLTSKLQTIPMGEKLDVDEQMVPFKGRNRLKQYLPAKPKKWGYKILVLAGSDGVPHNFEIYTGRVVQPPELPDVGASGNVVLRLAQPIPKHQKHKLFFDNWFTSVPLILTLAQQGIHCPGTVCSNRLPGVSMMCDPELKRTGRGSFDQKTAMVGETTLHAVKWYDNHSVSLLSDYIGAHPVTDVDKWDGKQKKVIRVPCPAVVREYNKNMGGVDLLDSLIALYRTKIRSKKWYHRLMFHFIDMTTVTAWLLYKRDCSSTGMSKEEQIRLYTFKSYIGESLCKSGKNLEHKRGRPSSTIAGEYKEKRRRGPATPIPVADVRLDATANWMVMDEKKGRCKVPGCKGTPKAKCQKCEYFSHSVMHTVNAKVS; encoded by the coding sequence ATGCCTGATGACAATGAGTCACTGTATGAAGAGGAAAATGAGGATGAAGCATCACAGGAAGATGTTCCACGCTTACCCCGTTGGAGAACACCCCACAATGCCAACATCAATAATTACCCAGAATGGCAGGCCGGCCTTCCAAAATCAGACGATATCAAGTCCCCCTATGAATActtcaagatgtttttttctgaaggcATTCTGGAAGTAGTTGTAGAGCAGTCAAATTTATATGCCATTCAGTGTAACACCAACAAGCCCCTTAACCTCACAACTAAAGAGCTGGAGCAATTCATGGGTACAGCAGTGTACATGTCATTGTTTGGATTACCAGGCACCCGGATGTTTTGGAACAAAGCCACCCGAGTTTCCCAGGTAGCTGACACCATGGCACTGAACAGATGGGagatcataaaaaaatgtctgcactTCAACACCAATGAAGTGagacaaagagaaaatgttGATCCCATCCACAAAATCAGACCACTGGTCACTCATCTCACCTCAAAGTTGCAGACAATCCCAATGGGTGAGAAGTTGGATGTAGATGAGCAGATGGTCCCTTTCAAGGGAAGAAACAGACTCAAGCAATACCTgccagcaaaaccaaaaaaatgggGCTACAAGATACTTGTCTTGGCTGGCTCTGATGGTGTCCCGCACAATTTTGAGATCTATACAGGGAGAGTTGTGCAACCCCCTGAGCTGCCAGATGTAGGAGCAAGTGGCAACGTTGTCCTCCGCCTGGCCCAGCCAATACctaaacaccagaaacacaagCTTTTCTTTGACAACTGGTTCACGAGtgttcctctcattctcacacTTGCTCAGCAGGGAATTCACTGTCCTGGCACTGTCTGTAGCAACAGACTACCAGGTGTGAGCATGATGTGTGATCCTGAGTTGAAGAGAACTGGACGTGGATCTTTTGACCAGAAGACGGCCATGGTTGGAGAAACCACCTTGCATGCTGTGAAGTGGTATGATAACCATTCAGTCAGTCTTCTCAGTGATTACATTGGAGCACACCCGGTCACTGATGTTGATAAGTGGGATggcaagcaaaaaaaagtcatcagagTTCCCTGTCCTGCTGTGGTGAGAGAGTACAACAAGAATATGGGTGGAGTGGATCTGCTGGACTCTCTCATTGCACTGTACCGCACCAAAATCAGGTCGAAGAAGTGGTACCACCGACTGATGTTCCACTTTATTGACATGACCACCGTGACTGCCTGGCTGCTCTACAAGAGAGACTGCAGCAGCACTGGGATGAGTAAAGAGGAACAGATCAGGCTTTATACGTTCAAGTCATATATTGGAGAAAGCTTATGCAAAAGTGGCAAGAATCTGGAGCATAAGAGAGGTCGTCCCAGTTCCACAATTGCTGGGGAGTacaaagaaaagaggagaagaggACCCGCTACACCTATTCCAGTCGCTGATGTGCGTCTGGATGCCACAGCCAACTGGATGGTCATGGATGAAAAGAAAGGGAGATGCAAGGTACCAGGATGCAAAGGTACACCAAAAGCCAAGTGccaaaaatgtgaatatttcagtcattcagtcatgcacaCTGTtaatgcaaaggtgagctaa
- the LOC111948696 gene encoding general transcription factor II-I repeat domain-containing protein 2-like — MIGKKAGLTALISQKVSECGGKVAQYHCILHQEQLCAKTIGLADVVRDVVKIINCIRSKALSHRQFRAFLDEVDAQYKDILYHQEVRWLSRGTVLKRFFELRQLIAEFLSSASRDTKIPSDKRWIFDVAFMVDINDLLNNLNVKLQGKEQIITELFDHIKAFQMKLQLLCRHLSAGNLAHFPSLRDVNVEVDRLPEYGELLSNLNKEFDLRFVDFKKTAGDMELFSQPFSVSPDSVPEHLQMELIEFQCDTELRRKFVSLPLRDFYPHVSKQRYPQMRKNAQVMLSLFGSTYICEQTFSLMNLNKIKLRGILTDSHLQDILTLSVSKLQPNIQSLMKSKDQLHVSH, encoded by the exons ATGATTGGGAAAAAAGCTGGCCTCACTGCTCTCATTTCCCAAAAAGTTTCAGAGTGTGGGGGAAAGGTAGCGCAATACCACTGTATCCTGCACCAGGAACAGCTGTGTGCAAAGACGATCGGACTGGCAGACGTTGTGCGCGATGTCGTTAAAATCATTAACTGCATCCGCTCAAAGGCACTCTCACACCGCCAGTTCAGAGCATTTTTGGATGAAGTTGATGCGCAATACAAAGATATTCTTTACCATCAGGAGGTGCGCTGGCTGAGCAGGGGGACTGTGCTCAAAagattttttgagttgcgcCAACTTATCGCGGAGTTTCTGTCGAGTGCGAGCAGGGACACAAAAATCCCCTCCGATAAAAGATGGATTTTCGACGTGGCCTTTATGGTGGACATCAACGACCTGCTCAACAATCTGAATGTTAAACTTCAAGGCAAAGAACAGATCATAACGGAGCTGTTTGACCACATCAAGGCTTTCCAAATGAAGCTGCAACTACTCTGCCGGCATCTTTCAGCAG GAAACTTGGCACACTTCCCCAGCCTGAGAGACGTGAATGTGGAGGTGGACAGGTTGCCAGAATATGGAGAACTTCTCAGCAACTTAAATAAGGAGTTTGATTTGCGCTTTGTGGACTTTAAGAAGACTGCAGGTGACATGGAGCTTTTTTCTCAGCCCTTCAGCGTGAGTCCCGACTCAGTTCCAGAGCATTTGCAGATGGAGTTGATTGAGTTTCAATGTGACACAGAGCTAAGACGCAAATTTGTATCACTACCCTTGAGGGATTTTTATCCACATGTGTCAAAACAAAGATACccacagatgagaaaaaatgcaCAAGTGATGCTATCTCTGTTTGGCAGCACCTACATTTGTGAGCAAACATTTAGTCTCATGAACCTGAACAAGATCAAACTCAGGGGGATCCTCACAGACTCACACTTGCAAGACATACTAACACTATCAGTGAGTAAGCTGCAGCCCAACATTCAGTCACTGATGAAGTCAAAAGACCAGCTCCATGTCTCTCATTAA